One Brachionichthys hirsutus isolate HB-005 unplaced genomic scaffold, CSIRO-AGI_Bhir_v1 contig_847, whole genome shotgun sequence DNA segment encodes these proteins:
- the LOC137914074 gene encoding dedicator of cytokinesis protein 7-like: protein MTTTSSERRAFAHKINRTVASEVRKQVSRDYGSPQLTKKRGGAHHPIPLTEVVDPVDFEEYVTSHAPGVEPGPLRQLMEFPQDDLELLHVDKECITLEPALPEEEDSLDPRVRDALAVYTDDWLVIQRRYQRYSTTSTPQNSERQRERQRGLVKQTFELDDVAAERQDDQEEAKRQSVGLDETPRGSWASSIFDLKNSSPDVLLPSVLERTAPEDMDRRNTEARQQGRHSDLLGLYPPPDEDEAVERCSAIEVPKEHCGQRIMVKCLSLKFEIEIEPIFGTIALYDVKEKKKISENFYFDLNSDQMKGLLKPHTPHIAISTLARSAIFSITYPSSDIFLVIKLEKVLQQGDIGECCEPYMVMKESDSSKHKEKLDKLRLQAEQACSRLGCFRMPFAWTAIHLLNIVSTVGGLDRLDSDSDSERKSHGTWNERKKKAYERMSVGDDICNFATFRPATLTVTNFFKQEGDRLSDEDLYKFLADMRRPSSVLRRLRPVTAQLKIDVSPAPDLPHYCLSPELLHVKPYPDPRVRPTKEVMEFPARYVYTPYTSYGNLLYVYPQSLNFSSRQGSVRNIAVKVQFMAGEDASQALPVIFGKSSCAEFVNEAYSPVIYHNKSPEFYEEMKMKIPANLTDNHHLLFTFYHISCQPKQNTPLESPVGYTWIPLMQHGRLRTGSFSLPVSVEKLPPSYSVLTPDVQLPGMKWVDNHKAVFNVEVTAVSSVHTQDPHLDRFFTLVYVLEEYSFPFRLKDVIITEANMEGELKASVAALRGALLDTCVRFLHQLLNKLIQLIVYPPVIAGQIVNLGRTAFEAMSLLINQIHKNLEGNHDQHGRNTLLASYIHYCFRLPTAEPVVPQTAGAHSYEMPLQYATLSRATARPSSLLLSRSKSISNSNPDLATTPVSPDEEVQRIMGSKGIDRSHSWVNSAYAPGGSRSVFRRNPNSSCELKQANDRTCNRMSAYLDSVALFSVPTRQIAKKLLHEELALQWVVSTSVVREAALQQAWFFFQLMTKSMAHHLFLTSKLDTPRRQRFPDRFVDDIAALLCAISADIASRYHKDVELVERLNSSLAFFLNDLLSLMDRGFVFNLIRSYYKQIANKLHTAQNPSSLNALRMDFTRIVCSHEHYVILNLPCSTLSPPSSPSPSTSSTTSQSSVFSSIVQDQGVATMFELSVPFRQQHFLSGLLLSELSLILDPDGEGLFFLHKKAISAIHSLLCSHDADPRYTDAQVRAHVAQLYLPLITIVMETLHQLHDFSDSSPTRVRHASAHVDDADPDSGNHISQSVAMAIAGSPLPHTKASPFPLPTVPGRQSSSLSAECSRTLLVCFLWVLKNADATLLERWVSDLSVLQINRLLDLLHLCVSCFEYKGKKALERINSLTFKKSQDMKARLEEAILGTIGARQEMVRRCRERSPYGSQENVRWRKNVTHWRQNADRVDKTKAEMEQESVVDGNLATEASLIVLDTLEIIVKTVVASELKESVLGGVLRVLLHSMAGNQSALFLQHCFTTQRALVFKFPEMLFEEDTELCADLCLRLLRHCSSCVGSVRSHASASLYLLMRQNFEIGNNFARVKMQVTMSLSSLVGMSQNFNEEHLRHSLKTILTYAEEDVDLRDTPFPEQVQDLVFNLHMILTDTVKMKEHQHDPEMLIDLMYRIAKGYQNSPDLRLTWLQNMAGKHCERGNHAEAAQCLVHGAALVAEYLNMLEDCRYLPIGCVTFQNISSNALEESAVSDDVLSPEEEGICAGKYFSESGLVGLLEQAAASFNMAAMYEAINEVYKILLPIHEANRDFKKLAAVHGKLQDAFNKVYNQSSGWERMFGTYFRVGFYGCRFGDLDEQEFVYKEPSITKLAEISHRLEEFYSLKFGDGAIEIIKDSNPVDKNKLDPNKAYLQITYAEPFFDTYELKERVTYFDKNYNLRTFMYCTPFTLDGRAHGDLIEQYKRKTILTTSHAFPYIKTRINVIHKEEIILVPIEVAIEDMQKKTQELAFATSQDPADSKMLQMVLQGCVGTTVNQGPLEVAQVFLSDIPDDPKLFRHHNKLRLCFKDFTKRCEDALRKNKALIGPDQKEYHRELERNYNKLKEALGPLINRKIPQLYRTLAAPTTQTQRNSFSRSSLR, encoded by the exons ATGACAACTACGTCGAGTGAAAGGAGGGCGTTCGCTCACAAGATCAATCG GACGGTAGCTTCAGAGGTCAGAAAGCAAGTGTCCAGAGACTATGGCTCGCCTCAGCTGACAAAGAAACGAGGAGGTGCACACCACCCT ATCCCACTGACAGAGGTGGTTGACCCGGTGGACTTTGAGGAGTATGTGACTAGTCACGCTCCTGGGGTGGAGCCAGGCCCCCTCAGACAGCTGATGGAGTTTCCCCAGGATGACCTGGAGCTCCTCCACGTGGACAAAGAATGTATTACACTGGAGCCCGCActgcctgaggaggagga CTCACTGGATCCCAGAGTGAGAGACGCCTTGGCAGTCTACACAGATGACTGGCTTGTCATTCAAAGGAG ATATCAGCGCTACAGTACCACATCTACCCCGCAAAACTCTGAGCGACAGAGGGAGAGGCAGCGAGGCCTTGTCAAACAGACCTTTGAACTTGACGACGTCGCTGCCGAGCGCCAGGATGACCAG GAAGAGGCAAAGCGGCAGTCGGTCGGCCTTGATGAGACTCCTCGGGGTAGCTGGGCCTCCAGTATCTTTGACCTGAAGAACTCTTCCCCGGATGTTCTCCTGCCGTCTGTGTTGGAGCGAACAGCTCCAGAGGACATGGACCGCCGCAATACAGAGGCACGCCAGCAGGGGCGCCACAGTGACCTGCTGGGCCTGTACCCTCCCCCAGATGAG GATGAAGCAGTAGAGAGATGCTCTGCCATCGAAGTGCCTAAAGAACACTGTGGTCAGAGGATCATGGTCAAGTGTCTGTCTCTGAA gTTTGAAATAGAAATCGAGCCAATATTTGGAACAATTGCTCTGTATGAcgtcaaggaaaagaaaaag ATCTCAGAGAATTTCTACTttgacttgaactcggatcagaTGAAAGGACTGCTGAAACCCCACACACCTCACATAGCCATTTCTACACTGGCCCGATCTGCCATTTTCTCCATCACATACCCGTCCTCTGATATCTTCTTGGTCATTAAg CTTGAGAAAGTGCTTCAGCAGGGAGACATTGGAGAATGCTGTGAGCCCTATATGGTCATGAAAGAGTCCGATTCCTCCAAG CACAAGGAGAAGCTGGATAAGCTGCGTCTGCAGGCGGAGCAAGCATGCAGCCGCCTCGGCTGTTTCCGCATGCCTTTTGCCTGGACAGCCATTCACCTCCTCAACATCGTCAGCACTGTGGGGGGTCTGGACCGGTTGGACTCTGACTCAGACTCTG AGCGAAAAAGTCATGGGACAtggaatgagagaaagaaaaaggccTATGAACGGATGAGCGTGGGGGATGACATCTGTAACTTTGCCACTTTCCGCCCAGCGACGCTGACCGTCACCAACTTCTTCAAACAG GAGGGGGACAGACTAAGTGATGAAGACCTCTACAAGTTTTTGGCAGATATGCGCAGACCATCTTCTGTTCTGCGACGTCTGAGGCCTGTCACAG CTCAACTGAAGATTGACGTCTCTCCAGCTCCAGACTTGCCTCATTACTGTCTGTCACCAGAGCTTCTTCATGTGAAGCCTTACCCGGACCCACGCGTTCGTCCAACCAAAGAGGTCATGGAATTCCCTGCTCGCTACGTATACACACCATATACCAGCTATGG AAACTTGCTCTATGTTTACCCACAAAGCCTGAACTTCAGCAGTCGTCAGGGCTCGGTGAGGAACATTGCTGTGAAGGTTCAGTTCATGGCAGGAGAGGACGCCAGCCAGGCTTTGCCG GTCATCTTTGGGAAGTCGAGTTGCGCTGAGTTCGTGAATGAGGCCTACAGTCCCGTTATCTACCACAACAA GTCTCCTGAGTTCtatgaggagatgaagatgaagattcCAGCTAATCTGACAGACAAccaccacctgctgttcacctTCTACCACATCAGCTGCCAGCCCAAGCAGAACACTCCTCTGGAGAGCCCCGTGGGCTACACC TGGATCCCCCTGATGCAGCACGGCAGACTACGCACCGGTTCTTTCAGCTTGCCCGTCTCCGTGGAAAAACTTCCGCCGAGCTACTCCGTGCTCACTCCTGAC GTTCAGCTCCCAGGCATGAAGTGGGTGGATAATCACAAAGCGGTGTTCAATGTTGAAGTGACAGCGGTCTCCTCGGTTCACACGCAG GATCCCCACTTGGACAGGTTCTTCACTCTAGTGTATGTTCTGGAGGAGTATTCCTTCCCCTTCCGCCTGAAGGACGTCATCATCACCGAGGCAAACATGGAGGGCGAGCTGAAGGCCAGCGTCGCTGCGTTGAGGGGGGCTCTGCTGGATACCTGTGTCCGGTTTCTGCACCAGCTGCTCAACAAGCTCATTCAGCTCATTGTTTATCCACCGGTGATTGCTGGACAAATCG TGAACCTTGGTCGGACTGCCTTTGAAGCTATGTCTTTATTGATCAACCAAATCCACAAGAATTTGGAAGGAAACCATGATCAACATGGCCGCAACACTCTTTTGGCGTCCTACATCCACTACTGCTTCCGTCTGCCAACTGCCGAGCCCGTGGTGccgcagacag CTGGTGCACACTCCTACGAGATGCCTTTACAATATGCCACCTTATCGAGAGCAACAGCCCGCCCAAGCAGCCTGCTCTTATCCCGATCCAAGAGCATAAGCAACTCCAACCCAGACCTGGCAACCACACCGGTTTCTCCTgatgaggaggtgcagaggatcATGGGGAGCAAG GGCATTGATCGCTCCCATTCCTGGGTAAACTCTGCTTATGCCCCCGGGGGTTCCAGATCTGTGTTCCGCCGGAACCCAAACTCCAGCTGTGAGCTCAAGCAG GCAAACGACCGCACCTGCAATCGCATGTCTGCCTACCTGGACAGCGTGGCCTTGTTTTCAGTTCCCACAAGGCAGATTGCAAAGAAG CTGCTCCACGAGGAGCTGGCGTTGCAGTGGGTGGTTAGCACCAGCGTTGTGAGGGAAGCGGCGCTGCAGCAGGCCTGGTTTTTCTTCCAGCTAATG ACAAAGAGCATGGCCCACCACTTGTTCCTGACATCAAAACTGGACACTCCTCGCCGCCAGCGTTTCCCGGACCGCTTTGTGGACGACATCGCTGCGCTTTTGTGTGCCATCAGTGCAGACATAGCCAGTCGATACCACAAG GACGTGGAGCTTGTGGAGAGGTTGAATAGCAGTCTCGCGTTCTTCCTCAATGACCTGCTGTCTCTCATGGACAGGGGTTTTGTGTTCAACCTCATCCGCTCTTACTACAAACAG ATTGCCAACAAGCTTCACACGGCACAGAACCCCAGCTCTCTGAATGCCCTGAGGATGGACTTCACTCGTATCGTCTGCAGTCATGAGCACTATGTCATCCTCAACTTGCCGTGTTCCACTCTCAGCCCTCCATCCTCGccctccccctccacctcctccaccacctcgcAG AGTTCAGTGTTTTCCAGCATCGTGCAAGACCAGGGTGTGGCGACCATGTTTGAGCTCTCTGTCCCTTTTCGTCAGCAGCATTTCCTGTCTGGCTTGTTGCTTAGCGAGCTGTCTCTCATTCTTGATCCTGATGGGGAAGG GCTTTTCTTTCTCCATAAAAAGGCCATTAGTGCCATTCACTCCCTGCTATGCAGCCATGATGCAGACCCTCGCTACACTGATGCTCAAGTCAGAGCCCACGTAGCTCAGCTCTACCTGCCCCTTATCACCATCGTCATGGAGACGCTGCATCAGCTCCACGATTTCTCTG ACTCCTCACCCACTCGAGTCCGCCATGCGTCAGCCCACGTTGACGATGCTGACCCAGACAGTGGCAACCATATAAGTCagtctgttgccatggcaatcgCCGGCTCCCCTTTGCCCCATACCAAAGCCAGCCCATTTCCGCTGCCCACAGTG CCCGGGCGCCAGTCCAGCTCTCTGTCTGCCGAGTGCAGTAGGACTCTACTGGTTTGTTTCCTGTGGGTGCTGAAGAATGCAGACGCCACTCTCCTGGAGCGCTGGGTGTCTGATTTGTCTGTTCTGCAAATCAACCGCCTGCTGGATTTGCTGCATCTCTGTGTCTCCTGCTTTGAATACAAG GGAAAAAAggctctggagaggatcaacaGCCTAACATTCAAAAAGTCACAGGACATGAAGGCGCGACTGGAGGAGGCTATTCTGGGGACCATTGGGGCTCGCCAGGAGATGGTCCGTCGCTGCAGGG AAAGGAGTCCCTATGGCAGCCAGGAGAATGTTAGATGGAGAAAGAATGTCACTCACTGGagacaaaatgcagacagaGTTGacaa GACTAAAGCTGAGATGGAGCAGGAGTCTGTGGTGGATGGAAACTTGGCTACTGAGGCTTCTCTGATTGTACTGGACACACTGGAAATTATAGTCAAG ACTGTGGTGGCATCTGAGCTGAAGGAGAGTGTTCTGGGTGGAGTCCTGCGAGTCCTCCTCCACAGCATGGCTGGAAACCAGAGCGCCCTCTTCCTGCAGCACTGCTTCACTACACAAAGGGCTCTGGTTTTCAAG TTCCCAGAGATGCTTTTTGAAGAGGACACGGAGCTTTGTGCTGACCTGTGCCTGCGTCTCCTGCGTCACTGCAGCAGTTGTGTTGGTTCTGTGAGAAGCCACGCCTCAGCTTCTCTTTACCTGCTCATGAGACAGAACTTTGAGATTGGCAAT AACTTTGCTCGAGTGAAAATGCAGGTTACCATGTCCCTGTCATCCTTGGTGGGAATGTCACAAAACTTCAATGAAGAGCACCTGCGACACTCACTCAAGACGATCCTGACGTatgctgaagaggatgttgacCTGCGTGACACTCCCTTCCCAGAGCAG GTCCAAGATCTGGTGTTCAACTTGCACATGATTCTCACTGACACTGTTAAAATGAAAGAGCATCAGCACGATCCAGAGATGCTCATTGACCTGATGTACAG GATTGCAAAGGGCTACCAGAACTCGCCTGATCTGCGACTGACATGGCTCCAGAACATGGCAGGAAAGCACTGCGAGAGAGGAAACCATGCTGAAGCTGCCCAGTGTCTGGTCCACGGTGCAGCACTGGTGGCAGAATACCTGAACATGCTGGAGGATTGCCGCTACCTGCCAATTGGTTGTGTCACGTTCCAG AATATTTCATCCAATGCATTGGAGGAGTCTGCTGTTTCCGATGACGTCTTGTctccagaggaggaagggatTTGTGCTGGGAAGTACTTCAGCGAGTCTGGCCTTGTGGGCCTCCTGGAGCAAGCAGCTGCCTCTTTTAACATG GCTGCTATGTATGAAGCCATAAATGAAGTGTATAAGATTCTGCTGCCCATCCATGAAGCCAACAGAGATTTCAAAAAACTTGCTGCTGTCCACGGGAAGCTGCAAGATGCCTTCAACAAAGTCTACAACCAA AGTTCAGGATGGGAG CGAATGTTTGGGACCTACTTTCGGGTGGGCTTCTACGGCTGCCGGTTCGGGgacctggatgaacaggagTTTGTCTACAAGGAACCATCAATCACCAAGCTGGCCGAGATCTCCCATAGACTTGAG GAGTTCTACTCATTGAAGTTTGGAGATGGTGCAATTGAAATTATCAAGGACTCCAACCCAGTGGACAAAAATAAACTAGATCCCAACAAG GCCTACCTCCAGATCACTTACGCCGAGCCTTTCTTCGACACGTATGAGCTGAAGGAAAGAGTCACCTATTTCGACAAGAACTACAACCTGCGTACCTTCATGTATTGCACTCCGTTCACTCTGGATGGACGAGCCCACGGCGACTTGATTGAGCAGTACAAACGCAAAACCATCCTTACAACATCTCATGCCTTCCCTTACATAAAGACGCGCATCAATGTTATCCACAAGGAAGAG ATAATTCTTGTTCCGATAGAGGTAGCCATTGAGGACATGCAGAAGAAGACTCAGGAGCTCGCCTTTGCTACCAGTCAAGATCCTGCGGATTCCAAGATGCTGCAGATGGTGCTGCAGGGCTGTGTGGGAACCACTGTCAACCAG GGCCCCCTTGAAGTGGCACAGGTCTTTCTCTCAGACATTCCTGATGATCCAAAGCTGTTTCGCCATCACAACAAACTACGCCTCTGTTTTAAAGACTTCACCAAGAG GTGTGAGGACGccctgaggaaaaacaaagccCTGATTGGACCGGATCAGAAAGAGTACCACAGAGAGCTGGAGAGGAActataataaattaaaagaagctctgggtcctctcaTCAACCGCAAGATCCCTCAGCTGTACAGAACCCTGGCAGCTCCGACTACGCAAACACAACG GAACTCCTTCAGTAGATCTAGTCTCCGCTAA
- the LOC137914083 gene encoding angiopoietin-like protein 8 — translation MIRGLCLLFLAGGLRAVHAGPVWKPLKIEDKFSTQEEINLLIFGVLQFSESLNHIYETTEAKLAKIRQAVKNHEATLQNLERETEQAAEVEKQMKEVIQLLQEHLTEQWAQTKTMKDQMAILEQEDEELKMKMERLEMYLNNSVPTSVKELQERAQEHSDVLKGLQHLVQFHKENIETQSNQLTKLQNMSEGVA, via the exons ATGATCCGGGGgctctgtctgctttttttgGCCGGAGGATTGAGAGCGGTCCACGCAGGTCCGGTCTGGAAGCCGCTCAAGATAGAAGACAAGTTTTCAACACAGGAAGAAATAAACCTGCTCATATTTGGGGTCTTACAGTTCAGCGAATCCCTGAACCATATTTATGAAACCACAGAGGCTAAGTTAGCTAAAATCAGACAGGCTGTGAAGAATCACGAGGCAACTCTGCAAAATCTGGAGCGGGAGACGGAGCAGGCTGCAGAAGTGGAGAAACAGATGAAAGAAGTTatacagctgctgcag GAACACTTGACTGAGCAATGGgctcaaacaaagacaatgAAAGACCAGATGGCTATTCTGgaacaggaggatgaggagctgaagatgaaaatggagaGGTTGGAAATGTATCTCAACAACTCCGTACCCACTAGCGTaaaagagctgcag GAGCGAGCCCAGGAGCACTCGGATGTCCTGAAGGGTTTGCAGCATTTGGTCCAGTTCcataaagaaaatattgaaaCTCAGAGCAATCAACTCACCAAACTGCAGAATATG AGTGAAGGTGTGGCATAG